A genome region from Populus alba chromosome 5, ASM523922v2, whole genome shotgun sequence includes the following:
- the LOC118047655 gene encoding iridoid oxidase-like, whose product MDYEIAGLVLAVLLWVAWAVVTQRRYRRSEEQGQLPPGPRPLPVVGNIFLLGGAPHESFANLARVHGPIMTIWLGSMCNVVISSSEVAREMFKNHDAVLAGRKIYEAMRGDLGNEGSIITAQYGPQWRMLRRLCTTEFFVTSRLDAMQGARTRCIDGMLQYIEDDSANGTSAIDLGRYIFLMAFNLIGNLMFSKDLLDPKSEKGAKFFQHAGKVMELAGKPNMADFLPILRWLDPQGIRRKTQFHVARAFEIAGGFIKERTESMQKENSRDDKRKDYLDVLLEFRGDGVEEPCRFSSTTINAIVLEMFTAGTDTTTSTLEWAMAELLRNPRVMKTVQSELRSTIGLNKKLEDTNMENLPYLKAVIRETLRLHPPLPFLVPHMAMNPCKMLGYYIPKETTILVNVWAIGRDPKTWDDPLVFKPERFLEPNMVDYKGRHFEFIPFGSGRRMCPAMPLASRVLPLALGSLLLSFDWILPDGLKPEDIDMTEKIGITLRKSVPLKVIPTPYKGSSDHYGF is encoded by the exons ATGGACTATGAAATTGCAGGTCTGGTTCTAGCAGTCTTGCTATGGGTTGCATGGGCAGTGGTGACTCAACGTCGTTACCGTCGTTCAGAAGAGCAAGGGCAGCTACCACCAGGGCCTAGACCACTGCCAGTGGTTGGCAACATCTTCCTGTTGGGCGGGGCACCACACGAGTCTTTTGCCAATTTGGCTCGTGTTCATGGTCCAATCATGACCATTTGGCTCGGGTCCATGTGTAACGTGGTCATTTCCTCAAGCGAAGTGGCTCGTGAGATGTTCAAGAATCATGATGCGGTGTTGGCTGGGAGAAAAATCTACGAGGCTATGAGAGGTGATCTTGGCAATGAAGGGTCTATAATCACAGCCCAATATGGACCGCAGTGGCGCATGTTAAGGCGCTTATGCACCACCGAATTCTTTGTGACTAGCCGCCTTGATGCCATGCAGGGTGCACGAACCAGGTGCATCGATGGCATGCTGCAATACATAGAAGATGATAGTGCCAATGGCACCAGCGCTATTGACCTAGGGAGATACATTTTCTTGATGGCTTTTAATCTTATTGGCAACCTCATGTTTTCGAAAGATTTATTGGACCCAAAATCGGAGAAGGGAGCTAAGTTTTTTCAGCATGCAGGTAAGGTCATGGAGCTGGCAGGTAAGCCTAACATGGCTGATTTTTTGCCAATTTTAAGATGGCTTGATCCACAAGGTATAAGGAGGAAGACACAGTTCCATGTTGCAAGAGCCTTTGAGATTGCAGGAGGGTTCATCAAAGAAAGAACAGAGAGtatgcaaaaggaaaatagtaGAGATGACAAGAGGAAAGATTACCTAGATGTCCTTTTGGAGTTTCGTGGTGATGGCGTGGAGGAGCCCTGCAGATTTTCTTCAACAACGATCAATGCGATTGTCTTA GAAATGTTTACGGCAGGGACTGATACAACAACAAGCACTTTGGAATGGGCCATGGCTGAGCTTCTACGTAACCCTAGAGTGATGAAGACAGTCCAATCCGAGTTGAGAAGCACCATTGGCCTCAACAAGAAGCTCGAAGATACAAACATGGAGAATCTCCCATACCTAAAGGCAGTCATCAGAGAAACACTGAGGCTTCACCCTCCTCTCCCTTTTTTAGTCCCGCACATGGCCATGAACCCTTGCAAGATGCTCGGCTATTACATCCCTAAAGAGACAACAATTCTAGTTAATGTGTGGGCCATTGGAAGGGATCCAAAGACTTGGGATGACCCTCTGGTTTTCAAGCCAGAAAGGTTCTTGGAACCAAACATGGTGGACTACAAAGGTCGTCATTTTGAGTTCATACCATTTGGTTCTGGCCGTAGAATGTGCCCTGCCATGCCGCTCGCTTCTCGTGTCCTTCCCTTGGCTCTTGGATCGCTCTTGCTTTCATTTGATTGGATTTTGCCAGATGGTCTCAAGCCAGAGGACATTGACATGACTGAAAAAATAGGGATAACACTTAGAAAAAGTGTTCCCTTAAAGGTCATACCGACACCTTACAAGGGGTCATCGGATCATTATGGGTTCTGA
- the LOC118047631 gene encoding rab escort protein 1 isoform X1 has product MEKNQLMRFFKLVQGHLAATVGAGTSGNDGNGNDNDEEEGKTKISDEDLERPFVEYLSKMRLPPKIRSIILYAIAMADYDQDDMGVCQNLLKTKDGIDRLALYQSSVGRFTNASGALIYPIYGQGELPQAFSRRFAVKGCIYVLRMPVTALLMEKDSGSYKGVRLASGQDIFSQKLVLDPSFTLASPSTSPSDLLHESFNFLSTRDVKGKVARGICITRNSLKPDTSNLLVVYPPQSLYPEQITSIRALQISGNLAVCPLGMFVLYLSALCDDAIQGKRLLNAAMNALLTFPDPVNSESSSTVQSETSEEKPTVIWSGLYMQEMSTGRFDSINFAPMPDGNLNYNDILDAALKLFQEMYPNEENFPETTPPENSEDDIGLTLET; this is encoded by the exons ATGGAAAAGAATCAGTTGATGAGGTTTTTCAAGCTGGTGCAAGGGCACTTGGCTGCCACAGTGGGGGCGGGTACTTCTGGTAATGATGGGAATGGGAATGATAATGATGAAGAGGAAGGGAAGACGAAGATTTCAGATGAGGATTTGGAGAGGCCATTTGTTGAGTACTTGTCAAAAATGCGGTTGCCTCCAAAGATTAGATC GATTATTCTGTATGCTATTGCTATGGCAGATTATGATCAAGATGACATGGGGGTTTGCCAAAATTTGCTCAAGACTAAAGATGGAATAGATCGTTTGGCTCTATACCAGTCATCAGTTGGGAG GTTTACAAATGCTTCCGGGGCCCTAATCTATCCCATTTATGGTCAAGGGGAACTGCCACAAGCCTTTAGCCGCCGCTTTGCTGTCAAAGGTTGCATTTAC GTTCTGCGAATGCCAGTGACTGCGTTACTTATGGAAAAG GATAGTGGGAGTTACAAAGGTGTTCGATTGGCTTCTGGCCAGGACATATTTAGCCAGAAGCTGGTTCTGGATCCATCCTTTACACTTGCCTCACCATCAACCTCTCCATCGGATCTTCTGCATGAAAGTTTTAACTTTTTGAGCACCAGAGATGTTAAAGGGAAGGTGGCCAGAGGGATATGCATCACACGAAATTCCTTGAAGCCAGATACGTCAAATCTTCTGGTTGTTTACCCCCCTCAAT CCCTGTACCCTGAGCAGATTACATCAATTCGAGCTCTCCAAATAAGTGGCAACTTGGCTGTTTGTCCTTTGGGCAT GTTTGTGCTCTATCTTTCAGCTTTGTGTGATGATGCCATTCAAGGGAAGAGGTTACTAAATGCGGCTATGAATGCCCTTCTGACTTTTCCTGATCCTGTAAATTCTGAAAGCAGTTCCACAGTTCAGAGTGAGACTAGTGAAGAGAAACCCACTGTCATTTGGAGCGGGTTGTATATGCAGGAGATGTCTACG GGTCGATTTGATTCTATAAACTTTGCTCCCATGCCCGATGGAAATCTGAATTACAACGATATATTAGATGCAGCTTTGAAG CTCTTTCAGGAGATGTAtccaaatgaagaaaatttccCAGAGACAACTCCACCTGAGAATTCCGAGGATGATATTGGACTCACTCTAGAGACCTAG
- the LOC118047631 gene encoding rab escort protein 1 isoform X2, producing MADYDQDDMGVCQNLLKTKDGIDRLALYQSSVGRFTNASGALIYPIYGQGELPQAFSRRFAVKGCIYVLRMPVTALLMEKDSGSYKGVRLASGQDIFSQKLVLDPSFTLASPSTSPSDLLHESFNFLSTRDVKGKVARGICITRNSLKPDTSNLLVVYPPQSLYPEQITSIRALQISGNLAVCPLGMFVLYLSALCDDAIQGKRLLNAAMNALLTFPDPVNSESSSTVQSETSEEKPTVIWSGLYMQEMSTGRFDSINFAPMPDGNLNYNDILDAALKLFQEMYPNEENFPETTPPENSEDDIGLTLET from the exons ATGGCAGATTATGATCAAGATGACATGGGGGTTTGCCAAAATTTGCTCAAGACTAAAGATGGAATAGATCGTTTGGCTCTATACCAGTCATCAGTTGGGAG GTTTACAAATGCTTCCGGGGCCCTAATCTATCCCATTTATGGTCAAGGGGAACTGCCACAAGCCTTTAGCCGCCGCTTTGCTGTCAAAGGTTGCATTTAC GTTCTGCGAATGCCAGTGACTGCGTTACTTATGGAAAAG GATAGTGGGAGTTACAAAGGTGTTCGATTGGCTTCTGGCCAGGACATATTTAGCCAGAAGCTGGTTCTGGATCCATCCTTTACACTTGCCTCACCATCAACCTCTCCATCGGATCTTCTGCATGAAAGTTTTAACTTTTTGAGCACCAGAGATGTTAAAGGGAAGGTGGCCAGAGGGATATGCATCACACGAAATTCCTTGAAGCCAGATACGTCAAATCTTCTGGTTGTTTACCCCCCTCAAT CCCTGTACCCTGAGCAGATTACATCAATTCGAGCTCTCCAAATAAGTGGCAACTTGGCTGTTTGTCCTTTGGGCAT GTTTGTGCTCTATCTTTCAGCTTTGTGTGATGATGCCATTCAAGGGAAGAGGTTACTAAATGCGGCTATGAATGCCCTTCTGACTTTTCCTGATCCTGTAAATTCTGAAAGCAGTTCCACAGTTCAGAGTGAGACTAGTGAAGAGAAACCCACTGTCATTTGGAGCGGGTTGTATATGCAGGAGATGTCTACG GGTCGATTTGATTCTATAAACTTTGCTCCCATGCCCGATGGAAATCTGAATTACAACGATATATTAGATGCAGCTTTGAAG CTCTTTCAGGAGATGTAtccaaatgaagaaaatttccCAGAGACAACTCCACCTGAGAATTCCGAGGATGATATTGGACTCACTCTAGAGACCTAG